In Ooceraea biroi isolate clonal line C1 chromosome 1, Obir_v5.4, whole genome shotgun sequence, the genomic stretch CTTTCttccttttattatttttaatattattattacagtgaGGAAAACGTCAATCTCATTCATTCGAAAAAATCTGAATTGAATTGCGAATTGGTCGGTTCATGGACGGTGGAGGTAGGAGATTTGGATCAGGCCTTGCATTTGTGGCAGTACACTGGTGGATACGAACGTGTGGATCATGCACAAGCTGTACTCTCCAAAGACGAGGTATGAAACGTCCCGTCTTGTCAAGTAAGTAACGTGTAAACGCATTCAGcagtgaatattatttatatgaattcTCTCTTCCCTAGGCTTATCAACGATTGCTTAAAGAACGCGGGAATTACCTGAGATCACGTCACTTGCAATATTTGTTGGCATTCAGTTATTGGCCACCTGTGCAAAACCGAAAAGGCTCaaataaatacgaaatacgTAGCTATAGCTTAAAACCAGGTACAATGATAGAGTGGGGAAATAATTGGGCCAAGGCTATCAACTATAGACGTAACAATGATGAACCATTCGCCGgttatttttcacaaattgGTAGGCTGTATAATGTTCATCATATTTGGTGTAAGTAAACGTTTTTATGACTTTTATCACTTTCAGTACGTTTCACATGATATATAATGTTGATAGACAACTAGACTTGAAACGACTGGCTGGGAAACTGAATGCTACTTTATATCAGAACGagcatttacatttattgcaaTTCTCGATATTATTTAGCTTTTTAATGGAATCTTACATTTGAATTCTACTCTGATAAAATCCATCTAAAGTCTATGATCTTATTCTGTTCAAATTTGATTCGCCGCAAATTGCTCGTTTCCAAGCGTTGATTACAATCAAGTGTCGCGATATTTTTGTCGATATTCCATCGAGTGTAAGACCGCTTCCACATTTATGAAAGATTTTCAGAAAATAGTGTTTAGTGTTTTCATTCCGTGTTTGTGCATAaggcaaagaaacaatatcCATTCGTATTTTTAGGTTACAAAAATCTTCAATCGCGTAAGGAGACGCGTGAAAGCGCTTGGAGGTCACCCGGCTGGGATGAATGTGTTGCTTATACTGTACCTTTAATAAGAGAAATGCATTCGCGCATATTAAATCCGACTTCGTTTTCGCCCACGAAATAAGGTTTTGCGGAACAAACGCAAATGCATTTGTATATTACTGATTATTCTGTtcacacacatatgtatatatatatatatatatatatatatatgtgcatatacgtacaattgtaaaaaatttgttatgTGTATACATTGTAGatttaactataatatatgtataaactaTATGCGCGCATATGTAAAAACTAGACATTTTTCTCGTATTCCAACTGACAGGATACAGTTTGTTActcattgaatttatatagTGCAAGCAAGAGAGTgtcacatttttgttaatgtcAGTTGAAgcacaaaatatatgtatatacatatgtatagaaTATAAAGGAAAAATCTTTATACATAATGTGTGCatacttttctctctttatccatTCATTTCACTTtgcaatttgatatttttattttgccgaTCAGATTTTATGCATACTAGAGCCTAGAGAGAATTGTAAAAAATCTCAGAAAAATGGTATGCTTAAACATAAACATTTTACGTTAATGTTAAATACGTTTGTTactattaagaaattgaaactgaatcgaaattgatttataattgttcttctttattacttttgtatattattattatatatgttttttttttcttttttgccaAAGACAGTGGAAGCTCATAACAGAGTTTTTACAACTAACAAACTTGAACGATCACAGTTTTCTGTGGTTGAAACTAATAGAATAATGTACTTTTAGATGTAAAAACAtcgataatttgttatatataaaaaaacatttcctaatgagattatatatatatatatatatatatatatatgtattaaaataaaaataatggcaAAAGTAGttgttgcatttttatttagatGTCTTCAAGAGATATTAATTCCTTCTTATAAAACATACGTGATTATTTTGTTTCAGAGAAAATTACAGTTGAGATAATATCCCGTACAgattgtgtgtatgtatatgtgtgatGACCCATCTAAGgtaaattttttactttccaTGGTAtcaatgatatatttattctgcAAACATGCTAACGCTATTTTCGTTACTTTGCACATTACCATACCTACAAAAATGAGACtgttaaaagtaaaagttatctgccagaaattatattgaaatatataatatgttgtGTGTAgaatgcgcgcgtgtgtacgcAGACGCGTGTGGGTGTACGTATGATTACATTGCTTCGATGTTTCAATGTATCTAGAAAGAATATTCTTGCAATTGACCAATGACACAAAGAAAACGTAATTATATGTATCactgtaattgtaattgttacagcaatctctaaaaaatattgcgtttTTAGACAGATAAGACAATAGATTGAGTATTGTACTTTAACACAATCACTAACATTACAAAATCACACCTTGTATGGAAGCGGAAAACCTTGTATGGAGCTTGTGTTAAATAATCACCAAGCACAATTTGATAATACGTATTTGATATGCTACGCCTATTATTAATTGTCTAGAGCGTATCAGTTATCACAATCCAAATTTAACTGATAAGTTAGCCattgtttttgcaaaattttataaatctctCATTGTCAGTGTAAATACTAGATACATCGTAACTAAAACAAAATTCTATATATCGCAGTTCTATATGCAaagcgaataaatatttacaaaacgCTAGCAACATTGACAATTTCCTAAATTGGGTATTCAGCGAATTCTAATGATTACACACGTACTACGatcaagaattattttttgttacataCATACAACGTAAGTCAGAGACAACTCGTGCTATAATTAAAAGTGCATATAAAacttaacaatttttttatacagaaatTTCCCGTGGATAAAGAGAAGTTTCAAATCCACGACTTAGTAATCgcgattatatatgtataattacttGTTTAGTTACCTATTGTAAGAAAAACTTACTGCATAACTTGTTAATCTAATAGTTATTTTTCCAAACCATACGCAATACAcagcacacacatacacacgtacactcACGTACATAAAAGTCGAACCCTTTTTTGTTAGCACGAATAATCTCTGTTGTACCTCTGAAATTGATCAtaccaattaattaattaatttcagatgaatttatttctgtaataaaacaatttgagGAAGAATTGAAATTTATCTTCATATACACGTGTGAAGATGCAGTCTTACTGTCTTTTTCATAATGATTTGTTACAATTCGATTACTATGTATAACATGTGTCTATATATTTACATGCGTACTTGCGTAGTTGTGGTATAGGGCAATATCTCAGCTGATTGTGACAGTTTTCCGTTGTTAGTTACATTGTTACTTTGAAACATGTAACCATATATTCAATAACAATTGTTTATTGTTTCCCTACGTCAGCATTCACTATAATGAGAACACAGATTTTTAGATATTCGTTCAATGAATGCTAGCACTTGATTAATTTTCGCGTTTAATTCCATTTGAATTTTccatttaacattatatatctCGTGATAATGGGAATGTGTGCTGTATTGCCATTGAACGATGAAATGTGTGATGAATTACGTGAACATTATTTTAAGCTCTTTACGAGTGTTGCTCATTGTTCATACTTTATTGAATCACACAAAGGAGAAAGTTTATAaacttatgaaataaaatgcaatactTTTGGTCATGCTCCTTGATTGCAATCACTTCCTATCTCTCCTAAATCTAAGAAAACACTTTTCTCTCAATTTGCCAAGAATTTCACAAGCTACAAACGCAAAATGCCAAAGTCGCAAAGAACATTTGTCTCTTCTCTTTAATAATGCGTGTACGTACTaatcaatataatacaaaCATTTGATTGGCATCGCTTGACACTTGCTCAACTATCGCttatatagatatttcatGATGACATGTCTCACTGCTCTCAATGTTAGAAAGAAATTGGATTATATCGTTGAATagtaaaaatttacatttttttatgataaGAATGAAATGCTTTATACATAGTTATTGACAAAACTTATTGACATTACACAATCCAGAAATACGTGGactgcactcgcgcgcgcgcgcgttactaAGTATTAACTACGTAGTGGTAGCACCTCCTTATAAGGGTGTTATAATTAATGGAAATACACTTTCTTAATACGACATTGTTCATCATTCTTCTCTTTTAATGTGAAATCGTACTTGTTTTCGTTGATTCTACagacaatatatttaaattatcgtaTAAGGGCACGAACATTGTTGGGAGGAACAACAGTCACAATCATttagatttaaattttatcgGTATTAAGGGGACTTTGTGACATATaagataaaagtatataaaagtgtaatataaatgaaaaaggaaacataacatgtatatCTTGATGTAAAAATACTACATTGGGGGATGTGTACTGGATGAAATTTTAAACAGTTATGGAGATTATGTGATATACACTGGAATTACGCAAGAGTCCATCAGATATATCAAAGTGTGCAAACTTTTCTGAATAACAGATGGagaaattaacattttgcTAACGTTTAtgcaaacttttcttaaagcTTTTTGTGAAAAGTAAACGTCTTTCACTGGTATgtcaaatgaaaataaaaattttgctaaTGTACAGATAACATTGGTCAGATTCTCTTACACTTGACGCGTTTATATCACATTAACGGGGAAGGTAAAGAGTTAACATTTGTTCAATTATTTTCGTTGATTATAAAATTCGATacagaaatgtttttaaatagtCCGCCAACTTTTAACTCTGTACGAATAAAACTTGCATTAAAAGCTGAAATGAAATCACAGTTAAACAACTGATCTCGTAGTTGAAAATTGATTTACTCATTAATGATGCAGAAAATACTtggaaaattacattttatcatttatcattaTGTACAAGGGATGAGAAAAAGTATACGTTCATATATGTCCATAAATCCTTTTTTTCGAGctttataatagataataaaccAATTTACTAAtacatcataaattatttaactataCGTTAtactttatcaaaattttatacaaattatatatttgaaatatttgagatacaatggataaaaaaatcttattgtTAGCAGAAAAGTTGACAGGAATTGTGAAAAGTGAAGACTAATCGTTCGCAGTTCaacaatcattttattatcaattaaattttcatgattattgatataaaataaaaaagaaagtataatGTAATAGAAGGATAATGCGAATGTTATTATATCCTGaacttaaatctttttttctggAGGGGGAAAAATGCACattaattactaatatttatatgtataaaaaaatagagttttgctaaatatattagaatatcACTTTACAAATTCCACTGATGTGTGTATATTGCatcaaattaaatgtataactAAATTCTTAAGATATATAAGAAATGTAACTTTCGCTCTCTAACGCGCGCGATGCTCGATTATTACGATTAATTCTGAAATCTTTGTTATGAAAGTAGTATCTGAGTGTGTCAGTCAAAACACCAAGAAAAAGACATCTTAAACTTACTctcattatttcaaatttcagaCGAGGAAAAATGGACGGGGAAAAGAATGGAGGATGTGTTAATACGAGAATCAATTTAGGATTATTGTACTATTACCATTGTCATATTTTTtgcgatatattaataaataaagatctcTAAAGCTTTCCTTTTCTGTagtagtatgtataaaattctttacttCCTACACTGACATCTTCTGAGCTATAAATTTTAAGATTCTACTGGATATTACAGatgaaattaatgttattaaagaCTTTTCTTTACCTCTATATGCATCTCAAGATATTTGGTTatgagtaataaatattacaatgttGCAAAAAGCATCTAGATTCTTCTTCAATATGaagcttgcttgcttgctcgcTGActctttcattctctctttctttctggtAAATCATATCAATATATCTTTTgttgattgaaaaatatgcaattgTGACAATTTCAGTCCAATACACATTCCCAAGCTCAACAAACCTTTCAAGTTTGGGTCGATGCACGTAACGAGCCACACAACccttgttttatatatatatatatatatatatatatatatatgtcgtCGAATTATTATACGTCGGCAGACTCGTCATGTACTTACTACAGACAGAcaacatacatacgtacgtacatatatgtatgtgggTACGTATgtacatctatatatatatctatatatatatattctattaatatgattaaaattaaagactATTAGGGGGGAAGGATGTGGAGCTATTACTGTGAGCTAGACTTAACATGGAGCCGCTAAGGCTTTCATCATCCGGGTATGATTCTTTTGATGCCTCAGCTATCGCCAGAGCACTGTAATAATtcgaaaaatactataaaGGTGTAAATGTTTTAGAAATGCGCGCGTAAAAATGTGTTTGGTAATGAGAGGACGTAAAGGGACAATGTTTCttgtcattaaaaaataaaaaagcaaaataaacTTTGTGTGCTAtgtattcatatttttctataaaatttgattaaattaaacattgcGTCGATTTCTCGGCAAGATTTTCAGAAATCTCGACTTAATTAGTATAAATGGTAATTAGTTACGTACCTGAATCCTATTCTCGCGCTTTCCTCATCAAATTGCTGCAGTTCCCGTTCTTGCCTTTCATGTAGCAGGCGTATACGTTCGCTACGTTCACGAAGAAATTCCTGAGTTTCTAATTCCATCTTTTGTTCGAGCAAAGCTCGTCTAACAGATACGCGATCTTCCAACTCGCGAcgttctctgtttctctgCGCCTCGGCTTGCATCTTGTTTTTTGATTGGTATGCCATTAGAATTTctaattcataatttaatctttCCTGTAAGATTGATTTTAGCATGTTAAACacttaatataatgtatacgaTGACAAGATGTAAGAATATGAAAgaagcaataatataattaatcatgtCGAACCTTAAGATTATGGCATTCTAATTCTTGCGACTCATCTAGCCGTATACTTTGTTTTTGGAGCATTTCAGCGATACTCTGCTCGTACTGATCACCTAAAAGAGCCAATTTACGTCTCTGTTCCTCCTTCAACTTCTTAATAACCGCTTTCTGTTCGTCCTTAGCAGTTGTTTGCAGGATTTGAGCTTTTAATGCTTTATATTGTCGTGTCTGTATTTTACAAGTTTCTCTAAACTGTTTACGAATTTGCATTTCCTTTTGCTGAAATTgttgagaaattatttaaaggaaaATGTCGCGAGTACAGAGAATGCaaacttttatatctttatcttaagcagatatcgataaaaatgattataaaatcataGGCTGATGTTTACAACGTTACTCATTTACCTTGAGACTTTTCGGTTGCTGTTTCAGTTCTAACGCATGTTTCTTACGCAGATCACGTTCAGCCCTTTGCATGTAATCCTGCTGATTACAGAGCTCTGTTGTATGTTGTCGATGCACTTGATCTTCGCGAAGCGCGTGTACCGCTCTCTGTTGTCTATATTCCAATTCTTGGGTCTTTTCATGATGTCGCAAGAGCATAGCATGTGCCTGCTCTAGTTGCTGTTGCCGCTTGTTCAGTTCCTACGTAATGAGTATACTTTGTAAGACATTCTTCAAATGTTGAAATTGAAAacgaaaatttgaaattgctTGCTAAATTTGAGCTTGAAACGTGGAATGTTTGTGTGATGTGAATGTGTATTATGTTCATAGTATGAAGAGGATATTGCTAGCTGTTCGAGACTATCGTTGTGTGTCTTAAATGAGGGAGCGATTGAAACTCTCGAAGAAATTACTTTAAAAGATATGACACTTATCGGATTCACATTGGAAACAGAGAGATATATCGTGGAAAAAGACTCGGTGGTTATAAAACTGATTCGATACGTACTTCGCGAAGAAGCTCCTGTTCCAGGCTGTGGAAGATGAGTAACTTTTTTCTACGGAATTTACGAATTTCAAGATCCAGATATTCTCGTTGTCCCCTCGCGAGCCGTTGTTCCTCTTGCGCTTCCATTTGTCTCAAATTATCTTTTTGACTCTGAAGCGTAGCGTCTCGTTGCCTCTTTGGAGTTACTTCGTCCTGAGACAGTTCCTTTTTCCATCTTTCTTTATAGGCCTATGTAAGTGAAATTGAGTTAATTGAGCGCGTACGTTGAATGTCGCAACGTGCTTGTCACGTCGACAACATTACTTACTTTGTACTCTCTTTTCTGTTGAGCTTCTAGAGCCTTGCGATCGGCCTCCTGTCTGCTTGTTATCTCCTTGTGAAGTTTCTTCTCGGCATTTTGATTTTGTTTCAGCTTACGTTCCAGTTCTTGCAGATGTCTGAGTTGCAATTTCTCGAGATCTTTGCTAAACTGTTGCAAAAGAGTTTCGTACTCTTTATCCAACAGCTGTTTATGTGACTCCATCTCCATTTTGCAGCGTTCCTCTAATTTCACCTGTGAATGAAAATATTGCAACGATATCGTAAATGTTTCACCTTTGACCGTATTAGTCTTACGTGTAGAAGAAAAAACAGAGTGCTCCTGCTTTAAGGTGGTTAACATTTTAAAGTTTCTCAATCGCGCGATCAAAGTCACTGTGCTTCCTCTACACTTCTCTTCTAATAGTCTCTAACGATGTTGTCAGATAAAATGTTTCGATTCTCACCAAAGCACCTTGATGTTCTCTCCTCATTCGTTTGTACCCACTCATCTGTTCATGCATTTCTTCTTGCATGTGTTCCTTTTGTTGTTTCGTGACAATTGAAGTCGTTCTAATTGTCGCAAAATTATTGGCACCGTGTTCAAGAAGATTGGCAGTGACACCACCTGCTGTAACTTTATGCCGATTTCTGACAGAACCCGAGGAATAATCATTGTTATCAGTATTCGGCAGCGGCAGGCTATTGGTGGAGGAACTTTGAGAGCTCGCCGAGACGCCCATCGAGTGAATCGAGTGTTCTGAGGTAATTGAATTGCTTTTGCTACTATCACCACCTGTTTGTTCATCGGGAGTATCTATAACGAGCAATCGTAATCTTACGGATTTTAGATTCAGAATCTCAATCGCATTTTCTGCTAATTTAAAAGGAGCGTAACAAGTTGTTATAACACAACTTATGGCACGTTAATAATAAAGCTACAAGagagatatttaatgatacGGATTCGACATACCGTCGGCGTCACCAACTGTGCTCTCAGTCTCGCATGCGTCGATCATCAAGATCTTCTTCATCTTACGGTAATTCAAGTTATCTAATTCCCGTACAGCGGCTTTCGTTCTCTGTATCAAATCTATCAAAACTTGAGGAGAACGTGGTCTGGTGACAAATTGATGCTGTAAAATTGAATGCCTATAAGAGAACAACTAGactacttttaacacactatgtACAATAAGGAAGGAAAAGACAAGTATAAAATCATTGCAtgatacacacatatatatgtaacatatatGGACAACTCACTGATAACAATTTCCCGGACGTTGGTCTTTCAATCGGACTTTTAGTAAGACACACCTCAACAAAATGACGAAAGACATCGGTC encodes the following:
- the LOC105280262 gene encoding protein NipSnap, whose amino-acid sequence is MAAVLRRKFRVALNALAGYGNPSLLVGVRSLGGSSVRNDISEGWLSKLLVRKIEPTKESHSRMLSDKEVIYALHTHNIRPDSIDKYLANYEENVNLIHSKKSELNCELVGSWTVEVGDLDQALHLWQYTGGYERVDHAQAVLSKDEAYQRLLKERGNYLRSRHLQYLLAFSYWPPVQNRKGSNKYEIRSYSLKPGTMIEWGNNWAKAINYRRNNDEPFAGYFSQIGRLYNVHHIWCYKNLQSRKETRESAWRSPGWDECVAYTVPLIREMHSRILNPTSFSPTK
- the LOC105280269 gene encoding serine/threonine-protein kinase Tao isoform X3; translated protein: MPAVARPGSLKDPEIAELFEKNDPEKIFEDLREIGHGSFGAVYYARCLVTKEIVAIKKMSYLGKQTVEKWQDILKEIRFLRQLNHPNTIEYKGCYLRDHTAWLVMEYCLGSASDIIEVHKRPLKEEEIAAICEGVLRGLHYLHSLGRIHRDVKAGNILLTENGTVKLADFGSASIKCPANSFVGTPYWMAPEVILAMDEGQYDGKVDVWSLGITCIELAERKPPYFNMNAMSALYHIAQNDTPILNSPDWTDVFRHFVEVCLTKSPIERPTSGKLLSHQFVTRPRSPQVLIDLIQRTKAAVRELDNLNYRKMKKILMIDACETESTVGDADDTPDEQTGGDSSKSNSITSEHSIHSMGVSASSQSSSTNSLPLPNTDNNDYSSGSVRNRHKVTAGGVTANLLEHGANNFATIRTTSIVTKQQKEHMQEEMHEQMSGYKRMRREHQGALVKLEERCKMEMESHKQLLDKEYETLLQQFSKDLEKLQLRHLQELERKLKQNQNAEKKLHKEITSRQEADRKALEAQQKREYKAYKERWKKELSQDEVTPKRQRDATLQSQKDNLRQMEAQEEQRLARGQREYLDLEIRKFRRKKLLIFHSLEQELLREELNKRQQQLEQAHAMLLRHHEKTQELEYRQQRAVHALREDQVHRQHTTELCNQQDYMQRAERDLRKKHALELKQQPKSLKQKEMQIRKQFRETCKIQTRQYKALKAQILQTTAKDEQKAVIKKLKEEQRRKLALLGDQYEQSIAEMLQKQSIRLDESQELECHNLKERLNYELEILMAYQSKNKMQAEAQRNRERRELEDRVSVRRALLEQKMELETQEFLRERSERIRLLHERQERELQQFDEESARIGFSEC
- the LOC105280269 gene encoding serine/threonine-protein kinase Tao isoform X1, yielding MPAVARPGSLKDPEIAELFEKNDPEKIFEDLREIGHGSFGAVYYARCLVTKEIVAIKKMSYLGKQTVEKWQDILKEIRFLRQLNHPNTIEYKGCYLRDHTAWLVMEYCLGSASDIIEVHKRPLKEEEIAAICEGVLRGLHYLHSLGRIHRDVKAGNILLTENGTVKLADFGSASIKCPANSFVGTPYWMAPEVILAMDEGQYDGKVDVWSLGITCIELAERKPPYFNMNAMSALYHIAQNDTPILNSPDWTDVFRHFVEVCLTKSPIERPTSGKLLSHQFVTRPRSPQVLIDLIQRTKAAVRELDNLNYRKMKKILMIDACETESTVGDADDTPDEQTGGDSSKSNSITSEHSIHSMGVSASSQSSSTNSLPLPNTDNNDYSSGSVRNRHKVTAGGVTANLLEHGANNFATIRTTSIVTKQQKEHMQEEMHEQMSGYKRMRREHQGALVKLEERCKMEMESHKQLLDKEYETLLQQFSKDLEKLQLRHLQELERKLKQNQNAEKKLHKEITSRQEADRKALEAQQKREYKAYKERWKKELSQDEVTPKRQRDATLQSQKDNLRQMEAQEEQRLARGQREYLDLEIRKFRRKKLLIFHSLEQELLREELNKRQQQLEQAHAMLLRHHEKTQELEYRQQRAVHALREDQVHRQHTTELCNQQDYMQRAERDLRKKHALELKQQPKSLKQKEMQIRKQFRETCKIQTRQYKALKAQILQTTAKDEQKAVIKKLKEEQRRKLALLGDQYEQSIAEMLQKQSIRLDESQELECHNLKERLNYELEILMAYQSKNKMQAEAQRNRERRELEDRVSVRRALLEQKMELETQEFLRERSERIRLLHERQERELQQFDEESARIGFSALAIAEASKESYPDDESLSGSMLSLAHSNSSTSFPPNSL
- the LOC105280269 gene encoding serine/threonine-protein kinase Tao isoform X2, with amino-acid sequence MPAVARPGSLKDPEIAELFEKNDPEKIFEDLREIGHGSFGAVYYARCLVTKEIVAIKKMSYLGKQTVEKWQDILKEIRFLRQLNHPNTIEYKGCYLRDHTAWLVMEYCLGSASDIIEVHKRPLKEEEIAAICEGVLRGLHYLHSLGRIHRDVKAGNILLTENGTVKLADFGSASIKCPANSFVGTPYWMAPEVILAMDEGQYDGKVDVWSLGITCIELAERKPPYFNMNAMSALYHIAQNDTPILNSPDWTDVFRHFVEVCLTKSPIERPTSGKLLSHQFVTRPRSPQVLIDLIQRTKAAVRELDNLNYRKMKKILMIDACETESTVGDADGGDSSKSNSITSEHSIHSMGVSASSQSSSTNSLPLPNTDNNDYSSGSVRNRHKVTAGGVTANLLEHGANNFATIRTTSIVTKQQKEHMQEEMHEQMSGYKRMRREHQGALVKLEERCKMEMESHKQLLDKEYETLLQQFSKDLEKLQLRHLQELERKLKQNQNAEKKLHKEITSRQEADRKALEAQQKREYKAYKERWKKELSQDEVTPKRQRDATLQSQKDNLRQMEAQEEQRLARGQREYLDLEIRKFRRKKLLIFHSLEQELLREELNKRQQQLEQAHAMLLRHHEKTQELEYRQQRAVHALREDQVHRQHTTELCNQQDYMQRAERDLRKKHALELKQQPKSLKQKEMQIRKQFRETCKIQTRQYKALKAQILQTTAKDEQKAVIKKLKEEQRRKLALLGDQYEQSIAEMLQKQSIRLDESQELECHNLKERLNYELEILMAYQSKNKMQAEAQRNRERRELEDRVSVRRALLEQKMELETQEFLRERSERIRLLHERQERELQQFDEESARIGFSALAIAEASKESYPDDESLSGSMLSLAHSNSSTSFPPNSL